The Amycolatopsis nigrescens CSC17Ta-90 genomic interval CCCGAACCCGGTGCTCGTGTTGGAGCACAAGCTGCTCTACAAGCAGAGCGGCCCGGTGCCGGAGGCCGCCGAGCGGGTGCCGCTCGGCGTGGCGGCGGTGCGCCGCGAGGGTCGCGACCTGACGATCGTGGCCACCGGGGTGATGGTCTCCCGATCGCTGGAAGCGGCCGAACAGCTTGCCGCGCAAGGTATCGAAGCCACCGTACTGGACCCTCGCACCCTGTTGCCGCTGGACAGTAAGACCATTGTGGACAGTGTGACGGGCACCGGCAGGGCGCTGCTGGTGCAGGAGGCGCCGAAGACGGCGGGCTTCATGGCCGAGGTGTCCGCGGTGCTCGCCGAGTCCCCTGCCTTCGGTCATCTGCGCGCTCCGGTCACCAGGCTGTGCGGGCTGGACGTACCGATTCCCTATGCGCCGCAGCTGGAACGGGCCGCGGTGCCGCAGGTCGAGGACATCGTGACAGCGGCAGGGGAGCTGGTGCGGCGGTGGTAGCGAACGAGGTCGCGCTGGTCATGCCGAAGATGTCGATGACCATGACCGAGGGCACCTTCGTCGCCTGGCACAAGGCCGAGGGCGACCAGGTGCGGGCCGGTGAGGTGGTCTGCGAGGTGACCACGGACAAGGTGGACATGGAGGTGGAGGCGACCGTCGACGGCACGCTGACCAGGCTGCTCGCCGCGCCCGAGCAGGTGCTCGCGGTCGGCGAGCCGATCGGTTACCTGGCCACCGCCGCCGAGGACCTGCTCGCCGGCCTGTTCGACCAGCCCGCCCCCGAACCGGCTGCACCGCGAGCACTGCCACGGCCCGAACCGGCCGTGGCCGCCACGGACCGGGTGGCCGCGGTACCGGCGGCGCGGCGACTGGCCGCGGCACGCGGCGTCGACCTGAGCACGGTGAGCCCGACCGGGCCGTGGCACACCATTCGACTGTCCGATTTGGACAGCGTGGATACTGTGGACGCTGCGCCAGCCAGGCGCAGGCCGAAGAACGCCAGGGCGGCGGTGGCGCGCCGGATGTCGGCCAGCGCCGGGGTGCCGCAGTTCGTGCTGTACCGCGAGTTGGACCTGGAGCTAGCGGACGCGGCACGCGGTGGCAACGGCTGGACCGCGGTGTTCGTGCACGCCTTCGCCGAAGCGCTTCGGCACCATGTCGACCTGAACGCGGAGTGGACCGACGACGGCGTCCGGCGGCACGAGCACGTCGGGGTGGCGGTCGCGGTGGACACCGAGCGCGGGCTGCTCGCGCCGGTGCTGCCCGATCCCGACCTGGCCGGGCTGGACGAACTGTCCGGCCGGATCGCGGACGTGCTCCGCCGGGCCCGCGCCGGCCGGCTGTCGCTGGCCGAGTTGGCCGGCGGTACCACCACCTTTTCCAATCTCGGCGGGCTTGGCGTGGATTCGTTCCAGGCGTTGGTGAGCCCGCCGCAGGCCACCGCGCTGTCGCTGGGCGCGGTCCGGCGGCGGGTGGTGCCGGTGGACGGTGGTGCCGGGGTGCGGCTGCGCGCCACCGCCGGGCTGAGCGTGGACCACCGGGTGGCGGACGGGGCGGCGGCGGCCCGGCTGCTCGGCACCCTGCAGCGGATCTTGGACCTGCCCCGGCGCCCCGTATGATTTCCCTTGTGGCGGAACGAGAAGGCAGACGGCGGCGCGGCCGTGCCCGGCCGCCGTTCGCGGCGGGCGTGGTGCTGGCCAGCGGTGCCGGCACCAGGGTCGGCGCCAGCCTGAACAAGGTCTACCTGCCACTGGCCGGGCGACGGCTGGTCTCCTGGTCGCTGTCCGCGTTCCACCGGGTGCCCGATGTCGGGGTGCTGGTGCTGGTCGCCCGCCCGCAGGACGGTGAGCTGGTCGACTGGGTACTGGATCGGGAAGTGGCCGGCGCTGAGGTCGAGGTGGTCTTCGGCGGGGACACCCGGCAGGGCTCGGAGCTGCGCGCGCTGCGGCAGCTGGCCGCCCGCATCGACTCCGGCGTGATCGACACGGTGCTCATCCACGACGCGGCCCGACCGCTGGTCAGCCCGGCGCTGATCAGCGGTGTGCTGCATTCGGCGCGGCGGCACGGGGGAGCCATCCCCGGCTTGCCCGCGGACGACATCGCCGCGGTGGGCGAGGACGATGGACGGCTCACCGAACTGTCCGCCGGTTCGATGATCAGGGCGCAGACTCCGCAGGGTTTCCGCGCCGCGCCGCTGCTGGCCGCCTACGAACAGGCCGCTCGCGAAGAGTTCGTGGGCACCGACACGGCGTCCTGCATGGAACAGTTCTCCGCGCTGCCGGTGCACTGGGTGCGCGGCGAGCAGCAGAACTTCAAGATCACCTACCCGCACGACCTGCTGGTCGCCGAGCAGGTGCTGTCGGCTTCGGACTACCAGACCTGAGGTGAGCGGATGGGCACCGTCGAGCACGTGACGCTGGTCTGCACCGGCTGCGGGCAGGAAACGCGGCACGAACTCGCCTATGCCGGCCGGCTGCTGGTGCTGACTACCTGCACCCGGTGCGGCAACAGCATCGAACGCGATGTGCGGGCGCGCTACCTCGCCGACCTGCGCCAGCGGATGGTCAGCAAACCTGGTCGGATGCTGCGCCGGTTCCGCCGCCACCCGCTCGCGTTCACCAGCTCACTGCCGCGTACCGCACCGGCCAAGCCGCTGGAGCTGATCGCCGAGGTCCGGCTCGTCTGGCGGGCCGCCGCGGACGCCAGACGAGCCGACCGTCGTGAGTAGTTACGGGCTCTTGGTCAGCGACGGGTCGCGCTCGACCACGCCGTCCAGCGCGTCGTCGATCGCGGTGAGCAGATCCGCGTCCAGCTTCACCCCGGCCGCCTTGACGTTCTCGTGCACCTGCTCGGGGCGGGACGCGCCGACGATCGCCGAGGCCACGTTCGGGTTCTGCAGCACCCAGGCCACCGCGAGCTGGGCCAGCGACAGCCCGGCCTGCTGAGCCAGCGGCTCCAGCTTCGCCACCGCGGTCAGCACCTCGTCACGCAGGAAGCGCTTGACGAAGTTCGCGCCGCCCTTTTCGTCGGTGGCCCGCGAGCCCTCGGGCAGCGCCTGGCCCGGCTTGTACTTGCCGGTCAGCACGCCCTGCGCGATCGGCGACCAGACGATCTGGCTGAGCCCTTCCCGCTCCGAGGCCGGGATCACCTGCTCCTCGATCACCCGCCACAGCGCGTTGTACTGCGGCTGGTTCGAGATCAGCGGCACGTGCAGCTCGCGGGCGAGTGCGGCGCCCCGGCTGATCTCCTCGGCGGACCATTCGGAGACGCCGATGTAGAGCACCTTGCCCTGGCGGACCAGGTCGGCGAAGGCGAGGAAGGTCTCCTCCAGCGGCACCGTCCGGTCGAAGCGGTGTGCCTGGTAGAGGTCGAGGTAGTCGGTCTGCAGCCGCTTCAGCGACGCGTTCGCCGACTCCATGATGTGCTTGCGGCCCAGCCCGCGGTCGTTGGGCCCGCCGGGGCCGGTCGGCCAGAAGACCTTGGTGAAGATCTCCAGGCTCTCCCGGCGCTGACCGGCCAGGCCGCGGCCGAGTACGGACTCCGCCGCGGTGTTCGCATACACGTCGGCGGTGTCGAAGGTGGTGATGCCGGCGTCCAGCGCCGCCTTGATGCAGGCCTGCGCCTGATCCTCTTCGACCTGGGAACCGTGGGTGAGCCAGTTGCCGTACGAGATTTCACTGATGTTCAGGCCACTGCGGCCGAGGCGACGAAACTCCATGCGAACAGCCTAACGGATAACGTTCGCATTGCTAACTACCTGGAGTAGCTCCAGCCGGAGTCGCTCATAGCTTGGTGCGAGCTCGCGAAGCAGCTTCGTGGCGTCTTCGTCGGCGCCCGCCACCAGCGGATACTGCAACCCGCCGACCAGCCTCGCTTGCTCGTCCAGCACCGCGGCCGCGCGGTGCAAACCGAGCCCATCGAGTGCGGCCGCCGCGTCCGCCAGTCGACGGGTGCCGACCCGGATCGCGAAGTGGACCAGATGATCGCGTAGGACGCTGTCGAGGCCGGCGCTGACCAGCGCGGCGAGCCGCAACGTGTTCGCCTCGCAGCCGGTCAGCCGGTCGGCCGCGACCGGCAGCGACCTGTGCAGCGCGGCCGCCACGTCCACCTCGGTCACCCGCTGGAACTCGGTGCGCAGGGTGAACGGCTCACAGGGATAGCCGATCGAGTCGGTGCGCCAGGCCGCGGCGAACGCGTCGGTGGGCAGGGTGGCGAACGGGTGCCCGTGCGGATCGTGGAAGCGCACGAGGTCCCCCTCGATCCCGAGCACCACCACGTAGTGGTCCGCGCCGATCGCCGCGCCGCTGCCCGGCTGCTGGAGCAGGAGCCCCATCTCCACCGGTCCGGCCAGTGCAGGGGTGTCGCGGGTGGCCGTGCGCAGCCAGCCGATGGCCTGCTCGGCGGTCCCGCTCGTGGTGCGTCGGCAGGTCCAGCCGAGCAGTTCCAGGGCCGCGTCGACCCCGATTTCGGGATCCCAGCCCGGCGCGTCGAAGAACGGCAGGCCGTTTTCGAAGTGCAGCCCGAACGGGGAACCGGTGAGCACTTCGAGTACGTCCGGCCCTGGTGCTCGCTCGCCGAGCATCATGGCGAGCGAATTCGCGTAGCAGTACGGTCCGCCGCCGATATAGCGAAAGGTCATAGGCCCGAGTGTGTCGAAATTCGGGCCAAAATGCCGAAATGTCGGGCTCAGCCGATCGCGTCGCCGGGCTTGACCCGCGGCTTCGGCACCCGGAGCTTCCGGATCTGGCTGGCCCGGATGAACGAGTACCAGCCGATCGCCCTGCCCTTGACCACCTCGTTCGGGAACTTCTCCCGGACCAGCTTCGCGATCCGCCGTCCGCTGAAGAAGCCCTCGATGATCATGCCGATCAGCATCAGCGTGCAGGCCAGCGTGGCGTACTGCTGGATCTGGGGGTAGGGCACCAGCAGCGCGACGAACACCAGGATGGCCAGCGGCATGAACAGGCCGAGCAGGTTGCGCCGGGAGTCGACCAGGTCGCGCACGTATGCCTTGACCGGGCCGCGGTCGCGGGGGAGCAGGTATTTGTCGTCCCCGGCCATCATCCGGTCGCGGCGCTCCTTGGCGGCCGCGCGCCGGTCTTCCTTGCTCGCCGGGTTCTGCTTGCGGAGCTCCTTGTTGCGCTTGATCGCCTCACGCGTGGTCCGCGGCGGCGGCGCCACCGGCCCACGTCGCTTCGCCTCCGCTTCACGCCGCTTGGGTGTAGCGCGGCCCTTACTCGGAGTGAACGACCTGGGCGCGTCGGCGGTGTCGGCGACTTCAGCCCCTTCGTCTCCGGGCTGGTCGGTCGTCGTGGTGCTGTTACGCCGCAGGAACCTCACGTGGTCAGGGTATTGCAGAGGTCACCAGTGGCGTTCATGTGGTCGTCCGGTGTGCGACGATGGCGTTGGCGCCATGGCTGTGATGCTGGCCGTGATGCCAGGGAACAGATCGGGTAGCCGAGGTGTTGAGAGTTGTGGAAGCACCTGTACCCGCCGCCAGTAAGACAAGGGAGAGCCATGACGACCGCTGAGCAGACCGGCCCCGCCGCCAACGGCCCAGCGCAGGCCGACGCCGGCGAAGCCACCCACGGCGTGACCCTGACCGACGCCGCGGCTGCCAAGGCGAAGGCCCTGCTTGAGCAGGAGGGCCGGGACGACATGCACCTTCGCATCGCCGTTCAGCCTGGAGGCTGCGCGGGCCTGCGCTACCAGCTGTTCTTCGACGAGCGCACGCTCGACGGCGACCTTTTCCGTGACTTCGACGGGCTCCAGGTGGCGGTCGACCGGATGAGCGCGCCCTACGTGACCAGCGCGGTGATCGACTTCGTGGACTCGATCGAGAAGCAGGGCTTCACGATCGAGAACCCGAACGCCACGGGTTCCTGCGCCTGCGGGGACTCGTTCCACTGACCGGCCACTAAACACAGCATGAACGCGGGGCCTCGATCGGATATCGATCGAGGCCCCGCGTTTCCTGCGTCCAAGTGGGTGTATCCGGAGGGTCAGATATAGGCTTCGGCGTCCGCGACCTGTGCGTGGCAGGCGTCGTCGACCTGCCACGGCCGGGGCGCCGGCACACCCGGTGCGGCCTGCGGTTCTGTGCGCAGTGAGTC includes:
- a CDS encoding HesB/IscA family protein codes for the protein MTTAEQTGPAANGPAQADAGEATHGVTLTDAAAAKAKALLEQEGRDDMHLRIAVQPGGCAGLRYQLFFDERTLDGDLFRDFDGLQVAVDRMSAPYVTSAVIDFVDSIEKQGFTIENPNATGSCACGDSFH
- a CDS encoding 2-C-methyl-D-erythritol 4-phosphate cytidylyltransferase; the encoded protein is MISLVAEREGRRRRGRARPPFAAGVVLASGAGTRVGASLNKVYLPLAGRRLVSWSLSAFHRVPDVGVLVLVARPQDGELVDWVLDREVAGAEVEVVFGGDTRQGSELRALRQLAARIDSGVIDTVLIHDAARPLVSPALISGVLHSARRHGGAIPGLPADDIAAVGEDDGRLTELSAGSMIRAQTPQGFRAAPLLAAYEQAAREEFVGTDTASCMEQFSALPVHWVRGEQQNFKITYPHDLLVAEQVLSASDYQT
- a CDS encoding dihydrolipoamide acetyltransferase family protein, whose translation is MVANEVALVMPKMSMTMTEGTFVAWHKAEGDQVRAGEVVCEVTTDKVDMEVEATVDGTLTRLLAAPEQVLAVGEPIGYLATAAEDLLAGLFDQPAPEPAAPRALPRPEPAVAATDRVAAVPAARRLAAARGVDLSTVSPTGPWHTIRLSDLDSVDTVDAAPARRRPKNARAAVARRMSASAGVPQFVLYRELDLELADAARGGNGWTAVFVHAFAEALRHHVDLNAEWTDDGVRRHEHVGVAVAVDTERGLLAPVLPDPDLAGLDELSGRIADVLRRARAGRLSLAELAGGTTTFSNLGGLGVDSFQALVSPPQATALSLGAVRRRVVPVDGGAGVRLRATAGLSVDHRVADGAAAARLLGTLQRILDLPRRPV
- a CDS encoding aldo/keto reductase family protein, which codes for MEFRRLGRSGLNISEISYGNWLTHGSQVEEDQAQACIKAALDAGITTFDTADVYANTAAESVLGRGLAGQRRESLEIFTKVFWPTGPGGPNDRGLGRKHIMESANASLKRLQTDYLDLYQAHRFDRTVPLEETFLAFADLVRQGKVLYIGVSEWSAEEISRGAALARELHVPLISNQPQYNALWRVIEEQVIPASEREGLSQIVWSPIAQGVLTGKYKPGQALPEGSRATDEKGGANFVKRFLRDEVLTAVAKLEPLAQQAGLSLAQLAVAWVLQNPNVASAIVGASRPEQVHENVKAAGVKLDADLLTAIDDALDGVVERDPSLTKSP
- a CDS encoding DUF3043 domain-containing protein, which gives rise to MRFLRRNSTTTTDQPGDEGAEVADTADAPRSFTPSKGRATPKRREAEAKRRGPVAPPPRTTREAIKRNKELRKQNPASKEDRRAAAKERRDRMMAGDDKYLLPRDRGPVKAYVRDLVDSRRNLLGLFMPLAILVFVALLVPYPQIQQYATLACTLMLIGMIIEGFFSGRRIAKLVREKFPNEVVKGRAIGWYSFIRASQIRKLRVPKPRVKPGDAIG